One Alkaliphilus sp. B6464 genomic window carries:
- a CDS encoding hemolysin family protein, translated as MTSNILIQLLMLVLLLIISAFFSAAETSLMSLSKIRVRYMVDENVKGAKLVQRLVENPSKLIGSVLVGNNIANIAGSALATALTMELFKGNAVAIATIVMTVLILIFSEITPKSLAAQNAERVALIVAKPLSLIVTIINPIVIVLTKITNFLVRILGGKNDKDAPYITEEELKSIVNVSHEEGVLEIEEKQMIYNVFEFGDLQIKDVMIQRTDISAINIDSDFNEVMEFIKKEKYSRYPIYDGNFDNIIGIVNVKDLIYAEDTTEDFNITKYIRESYYTYEFKRITELFKEMKKNRVHMAIVIDEYGGTAGIVTIEDLIEEIVGEIEDEYDEVEKEVEKINEQEYVVDGSTKIVFINGFLGLNMVSEDFDSLGGFIMGELGRLPKVGEAVVHENVKFTVESISNHRIQKIRAQILPENQ; from the coding sequence ATGACTTCAAATATTTTGATACAATTACTAATGCTAGTTTTGCTGCTTATAATATCAGCATTTTTCTCAGCCGCAGAAACATCTCTTATGTCTTTGAGTAAAATCAGAGTTAGATATATGGTAGATGAAAATGTTAAAGGTGCTAAGTTGGTCCAAAGGTTGGTAGAAAACCCTAGTAAGTTAATAGGTAGTGTTTTAGTAGGTAATAATATTGCTAATATTGCTGGTTCGGCTCTAGCTACTGCTCTTACTATGGAATTGTTTAAAGGAAATGCTGTTGCTATAGCAACTATAGTAATGACAGTATTAATTTTGATATTCTCTGAAATTACTCCAAAATCTTTGGCTGCACAAAATGCTGAGAGGGTGGCCCTAATTGTGGCTAAGCCTCTTTCATTAATTGTTACGATAATTAATCCTATTGTTATTGTACTTACTAAAATAACTAATTTTTTAGTTAGAATATTAGGCGGAAAAAATGATAAAGATGCTCCTTATATTACTGAAGAGGAATTAAAATCTATAGTTAATGTAAGCCATGAAGAAGGAGTTTTGGAAATAGAAGAAAAGCAAATGATTTATAATGTATTTGAATTTGGAGATCTACAAATAAAAGATGTTATGATTCAAAGAACTGATATATCTGCAATAAATATTGATTCGGATTTTAATGAGGTTATGGAATTTATTAAAAAGGAAAAATACTCAAGGTATCCTATATATGATGGAAACTTTGATAATATAATTGGTATTGTAAATGTAAAGGATCTAATTTATGCAGAAGATACTACGGAGGATTTTAATATTACTAAGTATATAAGAGAGTCTTATTATACCTATGAGTTTAAAAGAATAACTGAGCTTTTTAAAGAAATGAAAAAAAACAGGGTACATATGGCTATAGTTATTGATGAATATGGTGGTACTGCTGGTATTGTAACTATAGAAGATTTGATTGAAGAAATAGTTGGCGAAATCGAAGATGAGTATGATGAAGTTGAAAAAGAAGTTGAAAAAATAAATGAGCAAGAGTATGTTGTAGATGGTAGTACAAAGATTGTATTTATCAATGGGTTCCTTGGTCTTAATATGGTATCGGAAGATTTTGATTCCTTGGGAGGGTTTATTATGGGTGAACTGGGAAGGCTACCTAAAGTAGGGGAAGCTGTTGTACATGAAAATGTAAAGTTTACTGTAGAATCTATTTCTAACCATAGGATACAAAAAATAAGAGCTCAAATTTTA
- a CDS encoding L,D-transpeptidase family protein has protein sequence MLKKGILIVTSMFCIITILLIGKNINLIRNKTQRDKEVLGYSEYIEYIAWESKMITENPEYENLKILIDISEKRLYLVNGNETIKIYPIASGKLNTPTPIGTWKIINKAKWGGGFGTRWMGLNVPWGTYGIHGTDKPNSIGSNASAGCVRMNNKDVEDLYKYVKHETPVAIINGMFGPFGYGLRTISPGDIGADVMEVQARLRAYGYYDVDYLDGKYGPHMEQALYDFQKNHDLPKDPHISYETYKKLGIIIMD, from the coding sequence ATGTTAAAGAAAGGGATTTTAATAGTAACATCTATGTTTTGCATTATAACTATTCTTTTAATTGGGAAAAATATAAACCTAATAAGAAATAAAACACAAAGGGATAAAGAGGTTTTGGGATATAGTGAATACATAGAGTATATTGCATGGGAAAGCAAAATGATTACAGAAAATCCGGAATATGAGAATTTAAAGATATTAATTGATATCTCTGAAAAACGGTTATATTTAGTTAATGGAAACGAAACAATAAAGATATATCCAATTGCTAGTGGAAAATTAAATACTCCAACTCCTATAGGTACATGGAAAATAATTAATAAGGCTAAGTGGGGAGGCGGATTTGGAACGCGATGGATGGGACTTAACGTACCCTGGGGTACATATGGAATTCATGGTACTGATAAGCCAAATTCTATTGGTTCAAATGCTTCTGCTGGGTGTGTGCGAATGAACAATAAGGATGTAGAGGACCTTTATAAATATGTTAAGCACGAGACTCCAGTTGCTATTATTAATGGAATGTTTGGACCGTTTGGTTATGGACTTCGTACTATATCTCCAGGAGATATAGGAGCAGATGTAATGGAAGTTCAAGCTAGATTAAGAGCGTATGGATATTATGATGTAGACTATTTAGATGGTAAGTACGGTCCACATATGGAACAGGCCCTATATGATTTCCAAAAAAACCATGACCTTCCAAAGGATCCTCATATTAGCTATGAAACCTATAAAAAATTAGGAATTATAATTATGGATTAA
- the modB gene encoding molybdate ABC transporter permease subunit — MLKPVLLSLKVASIATVFAMLIGIPLAYSLTNKDFKGKTLLETLLTLPLVLPPTVIGYGLLILFGRNSLLGRMLKDIFGIQVVFTVTGSIIAATVVALPLMIQSVKSAFGNLDPIYERSAATLGSNKFKVFFTIILPLSWTGIVSGLVMSFARALGEFGATLMIAGNIPGKTQTIPIAIYSAVETGNKEMANRLVIIMTLFSFLVIWLLNQWLKRKHYIKMMREEKC; from the coding sequence ATGTTAAAGCCAGTATTACTTTCATTGAAGGTAGCATCAATTGCTACAGTATTTGCCATGCTAATAGGCATACCATTAGCATATTCCTTAACTAATAAAGATTTTAAAGGTAAAACACTATTAGAGACTCTGTTGACATTACCGTTGGTGCTTCCACCAACGGTAATTGGATATGGACTATTAATTTTATTTGGAAGAAATTCTTTATTAGGCAGAATGCTTAAGGACATATTTGGAATACAGGTTGTGTTTACGGTAACAGGTTCTATTATTGCTGCTACCGTAGTTGCATTACCATTAATGATACAAAGTGTTAAATCTGCATTTGGAAACTTAGACCCTATTTATGAAAGGTCTGCTGCTACTTTGGGATCAAACAAATTTAAGGTGTTTTTCACAATTATTTTACCCCTGTCTTGGACAGGCATTGTTAGTGGCTTGGTAATGTCCTTTGCAAGAGCTCTTGGTGAATTTGGTGCTACTTTAATGATTGCCGGAAACATTCCTGGGAAAACCCAAACAATACCTATAGCTATATATTCAGCAGTGGAGACAGGAAATAAAGAGATGGCTAATCGATTAGTAATAATTATGACCCTATTTAGTTTTTTAGTCATATGGCTACTAAACCAATGGCTAAAGAGAAAACACTATATAAAAATGATGAGGGAAGAAAAATGTTAA
- a CDS encoding ATP-binding cassette domain-containing protein — MATKPMAKEKTLYKNDEGRKMLTIDINKAYKDFKLDVNFAADREVTVILGPSGSGKSTILNCIAGVAKPDNGRIAMDNDVYFDSEEGHILPIHRRRVGYVFQSYALFPHINVFKNIQYGLNNYKEAGTNDEVYRFAEAFKIEKLLKKYPYQLSGGEKQRVALARSLIIRPKVLLLDEPFAALDKRTKQILYNEFLEIKEKWNIPILMITHDEGEAQYLGDRIIRISNGCLVNDTAL; from the coding sequence ATGGCTACTAAACCAATGGCTAAAGAGAAAACACTATATAAAAATGATGAGGGAAGAAAAATGTTAACCATTGATATAAATAAAGCCTATAAAGACTTTAAATTAGATGTTAACTTCGCTGCTGATAGAGAGGTAACTGTCATTTTAGGTCCATCTGGTTCTGGTAAATCTACAATATTAAATTGCATTGCAGGTGTAGCTAAACCAGACAATGGAAGGATAGCAATGGACAATGATGTCTATTTTGACTCAGAGGAAGGCCATATTTTGCCTATCCATAGAAGAAGAGTCGGATATGTTTTTCAGTCCTATGCTTTGTTTCCGCATATAAATGTATTTAAAAATATTCAGTATGGACTTAATAATTATAAGGAAGCCGGTACTAATGATGAAGTGTATCGATTTGCAGAAGCCTTTAAAATTGAAAAGCTTCTTAAGAAATATCCATATCAGCTTTCAGGGGGAGAGAAGCAGAGGGTAGCCTTGGCTAGATCATTAATTATTAGACCAAAGGTCCTTTTATTAGATGAACCCTTTGCGGCATTAGATAAGCGTACAAAACAAATACTATATAATGAATTTTTAGAGATAAAGGAAAAGTGGAACATCCCAATATTAATGATTACCCATGACGAAGGAGAAGCACAATATTTGGGGGATAGAATTATAAGGATATCAAATGGATGTTTAGTTAATGATACTGCGCTTTGA
- a CDS encoding VanW family protein, with the protein MKIKNYILLILTVILLIYSTSCNFKNVEKELEENPENLGAQFNISKTEDHTSNVEFDVPNESIPILNVPWENDSKFKEAQKQHGTDVLLSAFCTVIKTTSPGEQHNVHLAAKSVSGIVVPPGGVFSQNNSIGPYVESKGYQEGSAYIGGNVTPSIGGGACKIASTLYNVAILSNLEIVERYNHSMPVHYLPYGQDSTVAYGVKDLKFKNTTNAPILIWAVPIENRVYMGFYGKETPPKVEWHHNILERRVAPKEYKINYNLKDGEEKVILEGMDGARVESFITIEYEDGRLEKKDLGISNYWPMPHIIEVNKIN; encoded by the coding sequence TTGAAGATAAAAAATTATATATTACTGATTCTAACAGTAATTTTATTAATTTATTCAACATCATGCAATTTTAAAAATGTAGAAAAGGAGCTAGAAGAAAACCCTGAAAACCTAGGAGCCCAATTTAACATTTCAAAGACAGAAGACCATACCAGTAATGTTGAATTTGATGTGCCTAACGAGTCTATCCCTATTCTTAATGTTCCATGGGAAAATGACAGTAAGTTTAAAGAAGCCCAAAAGCAGCATGGAACTGATGTGTTATTATCTGCATTTTGTACCGTTATAAAAACTACATCGCCAGGAGAACAGCATAATGTGCATTTAGCGGCTAAATCTGTCAGTGGAATTGTTGTACCTCCAGGTGGAGTATTTTCACAGAATAACAGCATAGGCCCTTATGTTGAATCCAAAGGATATCAGGAAGGCTCTGCTTATATAGGCGGAAATGTAACACCATCAATAGGTGGCGGAGCATGCAAAATAGCATCTACTTTATATAATGTGGCAATACTTAGTAACTTGGAAATTGTAGAAAGATACAACCATAGTATGCCTGTTCACTATTTGCCCTATGGACAAGATTCAACAGTAGCTTATGGTGTCAAAGATCTTAAATTTAAAAACACTACAAATGCGCCTATTCTTATTTGGGCGGTTCCTATAGAAAACAGAGTTTACATGGGTTTTTACGGTAAAGAAACGCCTCCTAAGGTAGAGTGGCATCATAATATTTTAGAAAGAAGAGTAGCTCCTAAAGAATATAAAATAAATTACAATCTGAAGGACGGAGAAGAGAAAGTAATTCTTGAAGGAATGGATGGAGCAAGGGTAGAGTCATTTATAACCATTGAGTATGAAGATGGTAGATTAGAGAAGAAAGATCTTGGAATTAGCAATTATTGGCCTATGCCACATATAATTGAAGTAAATAAGATAAACTGA